The sequence below is a genomic window from Streptomyces sp. B21-105.
GCACCACCACCAAAACCACCGCCCCACACCGCAGGCACACCTGACCCACCACGCCCTGACCGTGCTGACGCCCAGCGCGCCCGTGCGGTCCTGCACCGAACAGGTCGGCCCGCCCGGACGGGACCTGGTGAGCCAGGAGCTCTACCGCGCCTGGGAGACGGTGGAGGCAGCGGCCGGGTCCGGCGCCGATCCATGGCCCGCGCTGCTGTCCCCGCCGCCCCTGCACCGGCGGCACACGGCATGGGCCGTGGTGACGGTGCGAGGGCGGCGGACGCGGGACTTCGACGAGCTGAACGGGCGGGTACGCGGACGGCTGCGCGCGCTGCTCACGGCACTGGAGGAGGCGGGCGTGGCGGACGCGCACGCCTGGCCGCGGCAGTTGCCCCCGTTGCCGGAGTCGGCGCCGGCGTCCGCCGCGGAACCCACGGGCGCGCGCTACGCCATCGGGCTCGGACGCACGCCACCCGGCGCGCAGCGGCTGGCGGACCTGGCCGGCCGGTGGGCTGCCGGACTGCCGGGCGTGGAGGTGGCGCACGTCGACGGGGGAGCGGTCCCCACGCTGCGATGAGCCCCGCGGCGTGGGAACCGGCGCTCCCGCCCCGGCCTTCTTACGGCGGCGCTCCCTCCCACGCCTGCGTGCGGCGGCGGCGCGCACCGGCCGCCGACGTGGGGCGGTCAGGCGGCCTTCCGTGCGACGAGCCGCACGGGCACCTCGGCGTACGTGTTCAGAATGGTGTTCTCCGCGATCACCGGGTCGCCGGTGAACTCGATCCGCTCGACGGAGTCGAGCAGCGCGTGGATCAGGGCGTGCAGCTCCAGGCGGGCGACGCCGTGACCGACGCAGCCGTGCGCGCCGTGACCGAACGCCAGGTGGTCGCGCGGATTGCGGCGCAGGTCGAACTCGTCGGCGCGCTCCCACTTGCGCTCGTCACGGTTGGCGGAGGCGAACAGGGCCCACACCCGCGCCCCCTGCGGGATCGTCACCCCGCCGAGCCGCGTGTCGCGCGCGGCGACACGGGTGAGGCCCCGCACGGGAGTCTCGAACCGCAGGAGTTCGTTGATCGTCGAGGCCACCAGCCCGGGCTCGGCGCGCAGGGCGGCCCACTGGTCCGGGCGCTCGGCGAAGACGACGAGCAGATGGCCGATCGCGGCGGCCGTGGTCTCCAACGACGGGCCGATGAAGTCGACGAGGAGGAGCGGGCACTTCTCCTGCGGGATGACACCCTGCTCGGCTGCCTCGAGCATGGCGGCTCCGGGACTCCCGGGCGCGAGTTCGCCGCTCGCCGCGAGCTCGTGGGCGAACGCGAAGAGACGCTGCGTCATCTCCATGTTGTGCGGGGTGCGTTCGGTGACCGGGCCCAGCAGGTCGTTGCCCACCTGGCCCCACTCGTAGAGGTGCTCACGGCCCCGGTCGGGCAGGCCGAGGTAGTCGGGTATGACCAACATGGGCATGGCCTGGGCCAGTTCGGCGACGCCGTCGATCTCGCCCCGGGCGACGACCTCGGCCACGAGGCCCTGTGCCTTGCGGGCTATCTCCTCACCGCGACCCTGCACGGAACCCGGCCGCAGTCCGGCCCCGACGACGGAGCGCAGCACGTCGTGCTCCGGCGGATCGCTGACCAGGGTGACGCCCCGCATGATCCGGTTGACGTCGGGATCGAATCCCACGCCCTCGCCGGAGAGGAACGTGTCGTGGTCGGCCAGCGCGGCCTTCACCTCGTTGTACCGGGTGAGCGCGTAGACGTCCGGTTCGCGCAGCCGGACGACGCCGCCCAGTTCCCGCAGCTGCCGGTACTGCTCGTAGCGGATGCGCCGGTCCGAGGACGCGAACATGTCGATCTCTGCGCAGGGCACGACGGCCATGGGGTCTCTCCTGGAGGTGCGTGGGGGGGATGGTCGACGAAAGGGTGTGGGGGACGGTCGACGAACCGGGCGCGGGGGAGGGGTGGTCGACGACGTTCCTTCCTGACCGGGCGGGCCGGACACACCTTCCTGATCTTGCTCGGTCGCAGGCGTCGCAAAACCCCGGTTCGGCTGCGTCGCGGAAGGGGCGGCCGGAGCCCGGCGGTCAGCTGCGTAGAGTGCCGCCCATGACCGTCGTGCGCTCCCTGGTCCTGTTCCTCGTCGCCGCCCTGTTCGAGATCGGCGGGGCGTGGCTGGTCTGGCAGGGGGTGCGCGAGAACAGGGGCTGGGTCTGGGCCGGCGCGGGCGTCGTCGCCCTCGGCCTGTACGGGTTCGTCGCCACCTTGCAGCACGACGCTCACTTCGGCCGTGTACTGGCCGCCTACGGTGGCGTGTTCGTCGCCGGGTCGATCGTCTGGGGCGTGATCGCCGACGGCTATCGACCCGACCGGTACGACGTCGTCGGCGCCCTCGTCTGCCTGGCCGGCATGGCCGTCCTGATGTACGCGCCGCGCGGGACCTGACCCGGACCGCCCCGCGCCGCACGGGGGTGCGGCCGCCGCACGGCTCCTTCGCCGCCGCCTGAGCGCGGGCCGGGACGAGTCCTATGCCCGGGGCGCGCGCTGCTCCCCCGAGCCACGGACGATCAGCCGGGTGGGGACGGTGATGGTGTGGGCGCGGGTGCGGTCGCTGTCGAGCCGGCTCAGCGCGGTGGCGGCCGCCGCCCTGCCGAGTTCCTCCGCGTCCTGGGCGACCACCGTCAGAGCCGGTTCGAGCGCGTCCGCGAGCGCCACGTCGTCGAACGCGACGACGGCGACGTCCTTGCGTCCGCTGCGCGCGAGTTCGGCGACTATGCCCAGCGCCATGATGTTGTTGCCGGCGAACAGCGCGGTGGGCGGATCGGCCAGCCCGAGGAGCCGGGCTGTCGCGGCCTCGGCGCCCTGCTGGTCATGGGCGTTGGCGACGAGCGAGCGGTCGTGGACGATGCCCGCCTCCGCCAGTGCGGAGCGGTAACCGGCCAGACGTTCGCGGCGCGTGTAGAGCTTGACGGGCAGGTCGCCGACGAAGCCGATGCGCCGGTGTCCGTGGGCGACGAGGTGGGCGACGCCGTCGTGGGCTCCGGCCCGGTTGGAGCTGACGATGCTGTCCGTGGCCAGCCCGACGCCGGGACGGTCGAGGAAGACGACGGGAAGGCCCGCCGTGCGGTGGGACTTCAGGTGGGAGTGGTCGGCGCCGACGGACGGGACGACCATCAGGATGCTGACCCGGCGGGCCAGGAACTTGTCGGTGAGAGCGCGTTCGCGGTCGGGGTCGTCCGCGGAGGAGCCCATGAGCAGGGTCAGTCCGCGGTCGCGGACGGTGTCCTCGATGGCGCGCGCCACGGCTCCGAAGAACGGGTTGGCGAGGTCGGGGATGACCAGTCCGATGGTGGTGTCCGGGCCTCCGACGCGGATGTTGCGAGCCA
It includes:
- a CDS encoding cytochrome P450, whose protein sequence is MAVVPCAEIDMFASSDRRIRYEQYRQLRELGGVVRLREPDVYALTRYNEVKAALADHDTFLSGEGVGFDPDVNRIMRGVTLVSDPPEHDVLRSVVGAGLRPGSVQGRGEEIARKAQGLVAEVVARGEIDGVAELAQAMPMLVIPDYLGLPDRGREHLYEWGQVGNDLLGPVTERTPHNMEMTQRLFAFAHELAASGELAPGSPGAAMLEAAEQGVIPQEKCPLLLVDFIGPSLETTAAAIGHLLVVFAERPDQWAALRAEPGLVASTINELLRFETPVRGLTRVAARDTRLGGVTIPQGARVWALFASANRDERKWERADEFDLRRNPRDHLAFGHGAHGCVGHGVARLELHALIHALLDSVERIEFTGDPVIAENTILNTYAEVPVRLVARKAA
- a CDS encoding YnfA family protein, coding for MTVVRSLVLFLVAALFEIGGAWLVWQGVRENRGWVWAGAGVVALGLYGFVATLQHDAHFGRVLAAYGGVFVAGSIVWGVIADGYRPDRYDVVGALVCLAGMAVLMYAPRGT
- a CDS encoding LacI family DNA-binding transcriptional regulator; the encoded protein is MAANRRPTLADVAREVGVSAKTVSRVLNEDGPASAQTREQVLAAVARLGFQPNLMARNIRVGGPDTTIGLVIPDLANPFFGAVARAIEDTVRDRGLTLLMGSSADDPDRERALTDKFLARRVSILMVVPSVGADHSHLKSHRTAGLPVVFLDRPGVGLATDSIVSSNRAGAHDGVAHLVAHGHRRIGFVGDLPVKLYTRRERLAGYRSALAEAGIVHDRSLVANAHDQQGAEAATARLLGLADPPTALFAGNNIMALGIVAELARSGRKDVAVVAFDDVALADALEPALTVVAQDAEELGRAAAATALSRLDSDRTRAHTITVPTRLIVRGSGEQRAPRA